The segment AACTTTTGTATGGCCTACTACCCCAGATATGACCATACTACAACTGTTCACATCGTATTCGTTTTAATCAACACGATGATGATATTAGCCTTCCTTTTTCTTCAATTATTATTATCAATACTAATCatgaaattaaacaaaaaaatttatgGTGCAATTCATTAGGCTGTCGAGCCAAGGATGATGTTAATGGCATAGGAGGTAATTACGAAAGCTGCCACAAAACCAATTGGATTTGGACTGGgaattttagttaaacaaattCGAAGTAGAGACTGGAGAAAGATATAATGGCAAACTTGGGTTGGGCCCAACTCAACAATAGTTTAGTTATATATTGTAGACTTCAGTTGTTGATTATACAACACAAAGGCATAGTTCACCTGAGTCCAATggacattttttttccttttggtgTTCTTCATTTCACTGCAAGTATTCTCAACTAGGACCCCTTCTAATTTTGTAAAACTGCCAGACAGGAATCAAATTAAGGAAATTTTATCACTCCACTCCATAACCAGCTTACATAGGAAAATTgaaattaacaattttaaaatactGTGATTTGATTCCATGCAAATATTTCTTCAACAACAATGCATAAACTAAGAATTATGCAAAAAGCTTAGTTCAAAACAAATTAAGACCCCTTCCCAACAGGATAGGCTTACATCAGTAGTGCAAGGAAGGGTACAAAACTATGCAGCCTGGAATCCAATATATATTTCCTTCTTGTAAAAAACTGGTCTCTCACGCTCAAGGTAACCATTTCATCTGGCAGGGATGTTAGAATTAGGTTTCAATCATAGGCTCAGGACCAGACTGATCGTTCTGGGACCTACTCGACTGTCGTACAGAGTTGAAAAGAATGTCTTTGATGACCTAAAAGTATAAAAAGGTTAAAACTAGATGTCATAATCAAGTCATGGATAAACTAAGAATATCTAAGTCCTAAGAATCTGGAAAAGCAAAGTCACCTGTGACATTAAACCATGGACTTGCTCCACAGTTATCTTTGCACTATCTCTAGTAATCTTAGCAAGCTGAGATTCTTCCTGCAACTAATAAGTGGGTATCCACATTGCATTCATTGAAAAAAAGATAAATTATCCTGAAAAACAGCTCGAGCAtacaaaataacaaaagaaatCATACTGACCTTCTTTCGAGGGGGTCCTAGTGGGCCAATGCGAGAGTGAGCCAATTGGTTCTCTGCTTGCTCCAGCTTTTCAGCTGCAAGATGGAATAATGTGACCAAAATCACAAATACAATTTCACGTGCAAACAAGAAACTATACTATCTATGCAACAACATTTTTTTCCTCCAAACTGAAACAAGAAAAGAAGAGTTACCTAAATCTGAAATTTGTCCTGCAACATAATCTCCATTACCCAAGAGAGGTGAAGAAGAAAGGGTGTTTACCCAGTACTTATTCCATAACAGATCCAGGAGGTGACAATCAAGTGAGGATTTGAAATAAGTGATGTCCAATGCATAATACTGCAGaaaaaataaacaacaaattaaTAAACAGTGAGAGGACAAGCACTCTCAAAAATTAAGGCTAATTGAATTTCATAATAACCTGTTTACAATGCACACCAAAGTCTTCAATCTTATTCAGAGGAATGGTCTGATATTCAGAGATAGGGTCATCAGGAGGCTTATATCCTTCAGGGTATGTCCTGAAAGCTCCAATCTCAACTTTTCCAGCGGAAACAGTCCTTGTTGGGTCAATTACAACCGCCAGGAAGGGCTCCTGGAACTGCTGGTTAAGCATTTGGGTTGAAACATCAATACCGGACAGCCAGCATCCATACCCGGGATGTGAATGGTACCATCCAACAACATTTTCCAATCGCCCAGCctacaaaataaaacaataaacatTCTTCTTAATAGATGATTTTATAGCCAGCATTACCATGTTTCCTGACACGAGATTAACTAAGAACACACAGCAATTACGTATACAGTGATACAAATACATATAACTGCAAGGATTATAATTGAAAACCATCTAGTTCAACTCAAATTAAATTAACAGTTATTTTCCTTCCAGAATCTAGACGTTGCAACGACTATGAGTAATTAACTCTTCGCAATGAAGGGAAAGGATACTCATAAAAGCACACGCTTATTTTACTTTGTATTTCCGTCTCCGGACATAATTATTAACTCTACCGTTCGTCTTGGCTAGGTTTAAATACTTAAAAGTTGCTGAGACTGATTGAGGGTTTCAATAACACCAGATACAAAGCGAAATCAAAAGGAGATTAAAAGAAAAACCTGCTTGTTGGTCTGGGAGTAATCGACCATATACTCATAGGCATCCGCCTGAGCGTTAACCCTAGTCTCAGTGCCTTCAACAGGCAAAGCAAAGGCGTCCATGACAATGATAGCATCGCCGTCAGTCTTGCCTTGCATCAGCCCCATCACCTCTATGGTACCACCAGATCGGGCGTGGACAACCATCTTAAGAAGAGCGAGCGCAGAGATCTTAACGCGCTTGAAGTAGTGAGGATCATTGGCCCAAGGCTTCTCTTGCTGGAACTTGGCTTGAGCCGCCTCGTCGTAGTAGAATATAGAATCCGATGAAGGGTCAGGTGTCTCGACGGTAAGTATATTGTTTTCTAATTCCCATGTTTTCTGAGCTATGGCAGAATCCATTCTTGTTCTTCAAATTCTCTCTAACTGAAGCACCCCAGGCCTAGGTTTTAATTTTATAGATATCAATTATCAAGCACCGAGAGGAGAAGAGTGGGAAGAGAGGGATGGATTGAAAAAACCATCGCCATTCGCCACCCTCCCCTAGGATTGAGGCCCATTACGAAACTGTTCGGAAGTTATTGggcttggcctttaattctggcTCCACAATACTGGTTTGGTGGCTCACTAATTATATAATTTCCTGTTAATTATCCTGCTTCATAAatgtaatgaaataaaaaaaaaataccaaGGCATAGAATTTTTGTTGTAATGCATATAAATGTTATAAAAAACTTCAATATGTTTGTTGATTTTATGGTACATGTATAATTAAACAGATGTTTGCACCCACAGAATTAAGATAGAAGTACTTAAATGCATTGCGCATCTGACACCTAAAACTTCAATATGTATGATAAGTAACACGATTTTGATGCAAACAAACTATAAAAATCAATTCCTAAACTGAACTTCTGAAACCTAAATCTCAGCCATCTTAGACAGCTAAAAGACCGGTTGGTTCGAAACCGCATTTGTCAGTCTTCATACAGCTTACAAGTGTTGTCTGTCATGCCATTATCTTTAGCGTCGGCAAGTTTACACAGGTCATTTTACAGTTAGCTAGCTACATACATGCATGATATAGCATCATCTGCCCCGTCCTCTGCCTCTCCTGTTATATCCGCTCACTTTCTTTCCCTGCTGCTGCGGCTTCTTCCCTATACCAGAGTTGCTTTTGCCTGCCAAGCTGCCTTCTGACATTGGCGTATTCTGGTGTTGTGGTGAACCTTCAAACGGCATGCTCCAACTGTGTTGGGAACCAGAGGTGGCAGCATCAGTTTTGTTTACCATTGGCACCTCCATAGATTCCTCACACAATGGCTCACACTTCACCTCTGCCACAACTCTAAATGCATTGTCATGTCCACAACCAACTGCCTTGTCCACCTTGCTGATAGGTGTATGATTTTTCTCTTTATCCACTTCAGAAGACATACTGAAAAGAGGGAAAACTAATTAAACAAAAATTAATCAAAACTATACAAGACTAAACTGTTCAGGTTAAAAGCTAGCAGTAGCTGTATTACTTGGATCTTGAAGGGAATCCGTTGGCAGTACTTATTCCAGCAACTTCATTTAATGTCCAAAAGTTTTTATCTTCTACTTGTGATCCTGCAGATTATGTTTACAAGCAGGCAGTAGGCTCATTAGAAACTAAGAATTAAATAACAGACCATTTCCACCCCTCTCCTTCCTCTAAATGTTGCAAATAAACACCCAAACAATATAAATAGAATCTTTACAGTTGAGACTCCTCCAAGATATTTTATCTTCCGACCACTTTATTTGAACCATGCAAACTAGTAGATTTTACTTTTAGCGAATGTAATGTGAGCCAAGAAGAGTTAAATTAGGTAGTGACACAACTCAGTAAGCATCAAGTGAAAAAACTCAAATAAGCAGTTTCTTACCCTGAAGAGTTCCTTCCTTAGTAGAGCCAAATGGTAGGAATGAACTGTTGGATTCCTTTAAATGATTGGCATCAGGAGCAACAACATCACTGTGAAAAAAATAGattaaaagttacaagaaaaatgAACAGTGACCAGTTcacgggttttttttttttttttggggggtgggGTGGTGGGTAACGGGGATTGTAGACCAACCTATGTAATTCAGTCTTCATATCTTCTGTTGATTGAAGTCTCTGTCCCATGTCTAAAGTCACATTTGATCTCAAAAATCTCACTGAGAAACATTTTATGTAGGAAAAGATTTATAAGCGACAACGATTATAAAAGGgagagaaaaattgaatgaagtgCGGCTGCAATTACCACAATGGAAAATGGAATGtcttaatcacaaattcattaGATTTAGAGAGAATCTGAagttctaaaaaataaaaatccttCTTTTGTTTTGAGCTACTGGGAGATCTTGCAGGAGACCGGAACCTATCAATTTCAACAAATAGGGTACCGCATGCTCTGTTTATCTCCATGAATCATAAATTAATGAATAACAGAATTGCAGTGGCGGTACCCCATATTTTCCTACTTTTATTCATGACCAAAAGCATGAATGCAAATTACTGGAAAATGACCAAGTCAGTACACCTGCAAAAACCTACTAATCAAATCACCGCCCACAACTTTTTCAtgagaaaaaataaatttgacTAGATAAGTTATATTTTAGGTGAAAGTTAGAAACTTGTAATGCCTGGATAGAGTACAATTTTGAGTCTACTGATACCTTTTAATCTTTATCTATCTGTAGTATAATCCTAACCGAAAACTTTTAAATGAACAGGATACGCATTTCTCTGGATGCTAAAAAGTAGGTTCAAGTCCAACCTACATCCTGAATTATTTAATTTCCTTATAACATGCTGTTACACAACTATAGTTACGGTTGTAACTGTCTTTCCTAGAGTTAATAAAATAATGGTCATAATGCAGTATAAGTTGATAAGAGACAATAAATAAAAGACGGGCTGCAAGAGTACCTTTTTTCACCTCAATGCCTTGAATTGCTGGCATAAACTTTGCAAGAAAAAGAATAATAATATCAAACACCATACAACTTGATTaataaaatgaatcatcaacaaaTTACTCCATAAAAACAATGGAAAGATTTTGTTTATAATCTAAGGGCATAAATATCGGCATAACTGTACAATTAAAGATGTTTTGACAAGCTCCATGTAAGCTTCATCTTCCACTATTAACATACCTGGTTTTGTTCACAACCAAAAATAGCTGGTCTTGGTAAAGCATCATTATGAAATGCATCTTGTACAAGTTGTGAAGCTGAAAGGACAAAGGAGGAGAGCTAATGTCTTTGATTTTCATCACCTAGAAACTGAACAGACTAGCTGAATTTTGAAAATCAGGAAACACTAGCTGATACAAAAACTGCACCTGGTTTTGCAGCCAAGTCTATAGGTGCATCTACTGGCCTTTTAGAGCTCTGTGACTTATCTTTCTCAGCAGGTCCAAAGTTATTGGAAACTATAGAATCAGGACCACTTTTATGCTCCAATGGAAATGAAGACCAATCAAATTTTGAGGATGTTAGAGTCCTCAGCATTTCTTCTGTTGCTTTAGATCTCACTTTTCGTATTTCATCTTGGATGTTCCATGAGCCAGTGGCAGGAGAATCTCTTTTCCGCTGCAATCATGTTAAATATATAAGAAGCAAATTAAATCATAACCAAGGGAAAAAAGGAACTGCACATACAATCACTCTTACACCCACAGCACATGTACATTATTCAAACAGAAGCATAAGCACATGCATCTTTTATTATCCAGTAAACCAAGTTTCAATAGCCTCAGGTTAGAGAAacctgtatttttttttttttattttatagaaGAAGAAGACCATCAGTGGCCTTAGGATCTATTAGTCCACATAAGAAATTCCAGCTTTATCATCTATTAACATCTTCCTAACATTATTCAAAGGTAACCCAAATATGACTAACTCTAAAGCATTTTCAGGACATGTTTTTGCTATACAATCAGCTACCATATTAGCAATTTAAATTCATTCCTGATATGATCACAATTCAgggaaaaaaacaaaagaaaaagagaagctTATCCCCAAAAGCAATTGCAAAAATAACGCAAAAGGTCAGCTGGAAACTTATATCATGTCCACTATGATCAAATCACACGTTATACACCAAAGAAGCCAGAATAGCCATCAGTCTCCTTACATGTATTTGAATAAGATACATATGTGAATCATGAAATAAATTCATACATAGGAATAAGCATATAACAGCACCTTGGATGAGTACAAAAAATTGCCTCCAATTGAATATGGTGATGAATATCTAAATTCAATATTGTTTTTAGAAGGTGTTGCCCATGGAGGACAAGTTCGCATGTATGACTTGGCCATGCCCACAGGTGATCCCTCTTCACCTTCAACATCCTGCAGCAATAGAACTTACTGAGATAGAAATGGCCATATTTTTGCACTAATGTAATATTCAGACATCAACAACTTTAATTTTTAGTTTCCTTCAAAAGCAGTGATGTGGTGTTAAAATCAGCACTCCACTAAAGAACTATGCAAAAAGGAAATGACATCACTTTTCATTTGAGAAAAATAAATTCTAGAGTTAGGGAGAAAAAGAATAGAACTTTTATGGTCATACGGCTCATATATTCAAACCATCCCAGCATACATGTTAAGTTTTTTTTCCTTACAAGATCTCCCAACAATCATTAAGCACAAGAAGCATCTATATGTATATATTGGTAATTTATAACAAATGAAACCAGGTTAATTTGAGGTACAGGAACCACAAACATCATACAGATATATGGACATATATGTATCCAGCAAGGGACGTAAATAACACATGAAAAAGACATCAGCTTAAAAGTTATGTGAAAACAGAGGTATAGCACAGTTTCAATCCACAAAGCAGAAAGAGATAGCACAGAACCAAGATGAGAAGGAGAAGGAGAATAAAAAGAACATTCAGCATAAAACATATAAGGCAAGAAACACATTAAATCATATCAGCTTAAAAGTTGTACAAAGAGATAGGTATAGGAAATTCTTCAAAGCTGAAAGGTGGTGGCAGATAATCAATGaacaaagggaaagaaaaagaacatTCAGCATAAGTTATAGGTTATATGAGACAAATTGGGTTAAGTAATATCACACAGCTTTACTCAAGAAGCTAACATCATTGATGAAACAGGCAGTATCATGGTGATAATATAATAAAAGCCCTCATGACTTTCACTTCCAATTTTTCCTTCTAAGAAAGGATCCACAAGACACGAGCATCATAGGGAAAAAGAATTACAAACATGTTTCAGTGTAACATAATTCAGAGTAGAGGTCCCGTGATGCATTTCTGACTTCTTCATCTCTAACAACTTTTTTGCCTCCAAAACAGCTGTGCTGCAAAAATCATGAATTTCAACATCTGAAAAACAAGCAACACAATCAGTCAACTATTATTGATAAGAAATTCATCCTTGAAATCTGGTGTCTCTCAAGTTTATGAAAGCTGTACCACTTCCACCTGTTCTCTCAGGCATTTCATTTAGTCTACCAAACCCCAAGCCACTGGTCGATGGGGAATCCATAACTCTTGACTTGATAATATCTGTTAGTTTATCACACTCTTGCCTGGTCAAAATAGCATCCATTCAAATCTTAAAGTCAAACTATGCTTATGGGACATATAAATGTGGGATAACCAGTTAAAACGTATAATCAATTAAAAAATGTCCATGAGAAGTTTGACAAAGAATTAAACCCTGAAAATGTTATAATATACATGCATTACTAGGTGTCAGTCACATATTTACGAGCAGAACACCTTatggaggaagaagaaaaggattaaAGCAGACAAAATGTTCAAATAAGAAAATTAAGTTCTTACCTTGAGAAAGACTCCTGCATGAGAAGCTGCTCTATTAGATGCTTGGGTTCATTCTTTCCTGCAAAAGACTGGGGCTCTCTCTGATTCCCCGCAAAGGAATAACTAAGGCATCCTCTAAGATAACTATAATCAACACTTGTGTCAAGAATGTCTACATATATGCTACCATGACAAGTAAGTAAAATTAGtaaaaagaaaaatcaagaaATTAGCATCAAATTTACCAGTATCACCACAAAGTTTTAAGAGAAAAATCAAAGTTCCTTTTGCAGCATGACGCAAAGCATAAAGGGTGGCACGCTTACATCTTCTAttgtatgaaccccttgagatgaGACTTCCTGATCGTCGTTGTCATGAGTGTCATCTGCacccaaaatatttttaaattaaattaacaaaCATAACTGCTAGTGCACTGCTACCTGAGGAAACAAAACTTTTTCAGAAGCATAACAATCTAGCAACATGGATTGTTTACCTCCCCCTATGTTAATCTATTAGCCTCTTTTCTATTGAAAAGAAATAAGCTTAATTATCATTTAAAAGGTTAGGGCCACTGAAAAAGGACAAGAAAGATGAAGACAGCCTCAACAATAAAATTACAATACGTAGCATCCTTGGAAACACGTAGCCATAAAGCAATTGGCTTGCAAAGCAAAGCATTTCGCAGAAGTGAAGCATAGCACAATCAAAATTAATACTAACATTATCGCCTGCAGACATGCTAGGCTCCGATTTTGTGTGGAGTTGATCAATTAAGAAAAAGGCTACATACTTTGATTATAGAGAT is part of the Gossypium arboreum isolate Shixiya-1 chromosome 5, ASM2569848v2, whole genome shotgun sequence genome and harbors:
- the LOC128279277 gene encoding uncharacterized protein LOC128279277 isoform X2, whose translation is MGQRLQSTEDMKTELHSDVVAPDANHLKESNSSFLPFGSTKEGTLQGSQVEDKNFWTLNEVAGISTANGFPSRSNMSSEVDKEKNHTPISKVDKAVGCGHDNAFRVVAEVKCEPLCEESMEVPMVNKTDAATSGSQHSWSMPFEGSPQHQNTPMSEGSLAGKSNSGIGKKPQQQGKKVSGYNRRGRGRGR
- the LOC108473325 gene encoding protein KAKU4, with the protein product MATVSGAAPCQDSQSGAEMDLNSTLNNPNWISRHIFPPTRAIVNGASRMLGSVFGFEFSSSSSSSSSECGSCSDDTHDNDDQEVSSQGVHTIEDREPQSFAGKNEPKHLIEQLLMQESFSRQECDKLTDIIKSRVMDSPSTSGLGFGRLNEMPERTGGSDVEIHDFCSTAVLEAKKLLEMKKSEMHHGTSTLNYVTLKHDVEGEEGSPVGMAKSYMRTCPPWATPSKNNIEFRYSSPYSIGGNFLYSSKVLLYAYSYV
- the LOC108470380 gene encoding COP9 signalosome complex subunit 5a-like isoform X1; the encoded protein is MDSAIAQKTWELENNILTVETPDPSSDSIFYYDEAAQAKFQQEKPWANDPHYFKRVKISALALLKMVVHARSGGTIEVMGLMQGKTDGDAIIVMDAFALPVEGTETRVNAQADAYEYMVDYSQTNKQAGRLENVVGWYHSHPGYGCWLSGIDVSTQMLNQQFQEPFLAVVIDPTRTVSAGKVEIGAFRTYPEGYKPPDDPISEYQTIPLNKIEDFGVHCKQYYALDITYFKSSLDCHLLDLLWNKYWVNTLSSSPLLGNGDYVAGQISDLAEKLEQAENQLAHSRIGPLGPPRKKLQEESQLAKITRDSAKITVEQVHGLMSQVIKDILFNSVRQSSRSQNDQSGPEPMIET
- the LOC128279277 gene encoding uncharacterized protein LOC128279277 isoform X1, with translation MPAIQGIEVKKVRFLRSNVTLDMGQRLQSTEDMKTELHSDVVAPDANHLKESNSSFLPFGSTKEGTLQGSQVEDKNFWTLNEVAGISTANGFPSRSNMSSEVDKEKNHTPISKVDKAVGCGHDNAFRVVAEVKCEPLCEESMEVPMVNKTDAATSGSQHSWSMPFEGSPQHQNTPMSEGSLAGKSNSGIGKKPQQQGKKVSGYNRRGRGRGR
- the LOC108470380 gene encoding COP9 signalosome complex subunit 5a-like isoform X2, which codes for MDSAIAQKTWELENNILTVETPDPSSDSIFYYDEAAQAKFQQEKPWANDPHYFKRVKISALALLKMVVHARSGGTIEVMGLMQGKTDGDAIIVMDAFALPVEGTETRVNAQADAYEYMVDYSQTNKQAGRLENVVGWYHSHPGYGCWLSGIDVSTQMLNQQFQEPFLAVVIDPTRTVSAGKVEIGAFRTYPEGYKPPDDPISEYQTIPLNKIEDFGVHCKQYYALDITYFKSSLDCHLLDLLWNKYWVNTLSSSPLLGNGDYVAGQISDLAEKLEQAENQLAHSRIGPLGPPRKKEESQLAKITRDSAKITVEQVHGLMSQVIKDILFNSVRQSSRSQNDQSGPEPMIET